From the Manihot esculenta cultivar AM560-2 chromosome 3, M.esculenta_v8, whole genome shotgun sequence genome, one window contains:
- the LOC110610638 gene encoding gibberellin 2-beta-dioxygenase 2 translates to MVVASPNPIIATEKIIETIELPVIDLSMGERSEVSNLVVRACEKYGFFKVINHGISKEITSRMEQESMSFFAKPFPEKELAGPANPFGYGCKNIGFNGDIGDVEYLLLNTHPLSISQRSKTISDDPHRFSSAVSDYIEAVREVACELLELMAEGLGAPDPSVFSRLIRDADSDSIIRLNHYPPMPVPIIGCKDKDTSPSYNTNRVGFGEHSDPQILTLLRSNDVGGLQISLNDGVWVPVSPDPNGFCVNVGDVLQAMTNGRFVSVRHRALTNSYNSRMSIAYFAAPPLNAKITALPHMVSAVRPSLYRPFTWDDYKKAAYSQRLGDARLDLFRKQ, encoded by the exons ATGGTGGTGGCATCGCCAAATCCAATTATTGCAACTGAAAAAATTATAGAGACCATTGAGCTGCCGGTAATAGACCTGTCAATGGGTGAGAGATCAGAGGTGTCGAATCTCGTTGTTAGAGCTTGTGAGAAGTACGGTTTCTTCAAGGTGATCAATCATGGAATCTCTAAAGAAATCACTTCCAGAATGGAACAAGAAAGTATGAGTTTCTTTGCGAAGCCTTTCCCTGAAAAAGAACTTGCTGGGCCTGCTAATCCTTTCGGTTATGGCTGCAAAAACATTGGCTTTAATGGTGATATTGGAGACGTTGAATATCTTCTTCTTAACACTCATCCTCTCTCCATATCTCAAAGATCCAAAACCATCTCCGATGACCCCCACAGATTCAG CTCTGCTGTGAGTGATTATATAGAAGCTGTTAGGGAGGTCGCATGTGAACTACTAGAACTAATGGCAGAGGGGCTGGGGGCCCCGGATCCATCAGTGTTTAGTAGGCTGATCAGGGACGCTGATAGTGACTCCATCATCAGGCTTAATCACTACCCACCTATGCCTGTGCCTATTATCGGCTGCAAGGATAAGGACACGTCACCTTCTTACAACACAAATAGGGTTGGGTTTGGAGAGCACTCTGACCCTCAGATCTTGACCCTCTTGAGATCCAACGATGTGGGTGGCCTGCAGATTTCCTTAAATGATGGTGTCTGGGTCCCAGTCTCACCTGACCCCAATGGTTTCTGTGTTAATGTTGGAGATGTCTTACAG GCTATGACAAATGGTAGATTTGTGAGTGTGAGGCACAGGGCCCTAACCAACTCATACAACTCTAGAATGTCAATAGCATATTTTGCAGCGCCACCTCTGAATGCCAAGATCACAGCTCTACCGCACATGGTCTCTGCCGTTAGGCCTTCCTTGTACAGGCCATTCACTTGGGATGACTACAAAAAAGCTGCTTATTCTCAACGTCTTGGAGATGCCCGTCTTGATCTTTTCAGGAAACAATGA
- the LOC110610637 gene encoding alkaline/neutral invertase C, mitochondrial isoform X1: MNTSSCIVISTVKPCCRILIGYTSSSLFGISPQKFNNRVIHNNLSKSLPKSSHHRRFHCHSVNNRSRIIGNKSVVHSNSRAFNVSDSSWDQSKVLTPSFHVNRGRGRGVLVIPKVSSDFRNHSTSVESHINEKGFENIYIQGGLNVKPLVIKKIETGNNVVEEEDKSSRIEINGTSVNIDYLKGLNETAPKVEREVSDIEKEAWKLLQGAVVNYCGNPVGTVAANDPADKQPLNYDQVFIRDFVPSALAFLLNGEVEIVKNFLLYTLQLQSWEKTVDCYSPGQGLMPASFKVRTAPLDGSDGAFEEVLDPDFGESAIGRVAPVDSGLWWIILLRAYGRITGDYALQERIDVQTGIRLILNLCLSDGFDMFPTLLVTDGSCMIDRRMGIHGHPLEIQALFYAALRCAREMLIVNDGTKNLVAAVNSRLSALSFHIREYYWVDMKKINEIYRYKTEEYSTDAVNKFNIYPDQIPSWLVDWIPEEGGYLIGNLQPAHMDFRFFTLGNLWAIISSLGTVKQNEGILNLIESKWDDLVAHMPLKICYPALEHEEWRIITGSDPKNTPWSYHNGGSWPTLLWQFTLACIKMGRPELAQRAVSLAEKRLSLDQWPEYYDTRSGRFIGKQSRLFQTWTIAGFLASKKLLENPDKASLLFWDEDYDLLETCVCALSKTSRKKCSRFASRSQKQA, encoded by the exons ATGAATACTAGTAGTTGTATTGTAATCTCAACCGTGAAACCCTGCTGTAGAATCCTAATTGGGTACACAAGTTCTTCCCTTTTCGGGATTTCTCCCCAAAAGTTTAATAATCGAGTCATCCATAACAATTTGTCGAAATCTCTACCCAAATCATCCCATCACCGTAGATTCCATTGCCATAGTGTCAATAATAGGTCCAGAATCATAGGTAATAAGTCTGTGGTTCATTCGAATAGCAGAGCTTTTAATGTCTCTGATTCGAGCTGGGATCAATCCAAGGTTCTTACACCTAGTTTTCATGTAAATAGGGGTCGTGGAAGGGGTGTTTTAGTAATTCCCAAGGTATCATCTGATTTTAGGAATCATTCAACATCAGTAGAGTCTCACATTAATGAGAAGGGATTTGAGAATATTTACATTCAAGGAGGCTTGAATGTGAAGCCTTtggtgataaaaaaaattgaaacagGAAATAATGTAGTCGAAGAAGAAGATAAGTCTAGTAGGATAGAGATTAATGGAACCAGTGTGAACATAGACTATTTGAAGGGCTTGAATGAGACAGCTCCAAAGGTTGAGAGAGAGGTGTCTGATATCGAAAAGGAGGCTTGGAAGTTGCTTCAAGGTGCTGTTGTGAATTATTGCGGGAATCCAGTGGGGACTGTTGCTGCAAATGATCCTGCTGATAAGCAACCACTGAACTACGACCAAGTATTTATTCGTGATTTTGTTCCATCTGCACTTGCTTTTTTGCTTAATGGAGAAGTGGAGATCGTGAAGAACTTTCTCCTTTACACATTGCAGTTACAG AGTTGGGAGAAGACAGTGGACTGTTACAGTCCAGGACAAGGGCTGATGCCAGCAAGTTTTAAAGTTAGAACTGCACCCCTTGATGGAAGTGACGGGGCATTTGAAGAAGTTCTGGATCCAGACTTTGGCGAATCAGCAATTGGGCGTGTAGCCCCTGTTGATTCCG GGTTGTGGTGGATAATTTTGTTGCGAGCTTATGGAAGGATCACAGGTGACTATGCATTGCAAGAGAGAATTGATGTCCAGACAGGCATAAGGCTCATACTTAATCTCTGTCTATCTGATGGATTTGACATGTTCCCCACTCTGTTAGTCACTGATGGTTCCTGCATGATTGATAGGAGGATGGGTATTCATGGACATCCTCTTGAAATCCAA GCCTTATTTTATGCGGCACTGCGTTGTGCCCGTGAGATGCTGATTGTCAATGATGGAACCAAGAATTTGGTGGCTGCTGTTAATAGCCGACTCAGTGCACTGTCATTTCATATCAGAGAGTATTATTGGGTGGACATGAAGAAGATCAACGAGATCTATCGTTATAAGACAGAGGAATACTCAACAGATGCAGTGAACAAGTTCAATATATATCCAGATCAAATTCCTTCATGGCTAGTGGATTGGATTCCTGAAGAAGGTGGCTACCTTATTGGCAATCTACAACCTGCTCATATGGATTTTAGGTTTTTCACTCTTGGGAATCTTTGGGCTATTATTTCCTCCTTGGGAACTGTAAAACAGAATGAGGGTATCCTGAATTTGATTGAGTCCAAATGGGATGATCTTGTGGCTCATATGCCTCTTAAGATTTGTTACCCTGCTTTGGAACATGAAGAATGGCGTATAATTACTGGCAGTGACCCAAAGAATAC TCCATGGTCTTATCACAATGGAGGATCGTGGCCAACCCTTCTGTGGCAG TTCACGTTGGCATGTATAAAAATGGGGAGACCTGAATTAGCACAGAGGGCAGTTTCTTTGGCTGAGAAGAGATTGTCCTTGGATCAGTGGCCTGAATACTACGACACACGCAGTGGAAGGTTTATCGGCAAACAATCGCGCCTTTTTCAGACATGGACAATCGCGGGTTTCCTGGCGTCGAAGAAGCTTTTGGAGAACCCAGATAAAGCATCATTGTTGTTCTGGGATGAGGACTATGATCTTCTCGAGACTTGTGTCTGCGCACTTAGCAAAACCAGTCGGAAGAAGTGTTCACGCTTTGCTTCAAGATCCCAGAAGCAAGCCTGA
- the LOC110610637 gene encoding alkaline/neutral invertase C, mitochondrial isoform X2: MNTSSCIVISTVKPCCRILIGYTSSSLFGISPQKFNNRVIHNNLSKSLPKSSHHRRFHCHSVNNRSRIIGNKSVVHSNSRAFNVSDSSWDQSKVLTPSFHVNRGRGRGVLVIPKVSSDFRNHSTSVESHINEKGFENIYIQGGLNVKPLVIKKIETGNNVVEEEDKSSRIEINGTSVNIDYLKGLNETAPKVEREVSDIEKEAWKLLQGAVVNYCGNPVGTVAANDPADKQPLNYDQVFIRDFVPSALAFLLNGEVEIVKNFLLYTLQLQALFYAALRCAREMLIVNDGTKNLVAAVNSRLSALSFHIREYYWVDMKKINEIYRYKTEEYSTDAVNKFNIYPDQIPSWLVDWIPEEGGYLIGNLQPAHMDFRFFTLGNLWAIISSLGTVKQNEGILNLIESKWDDLVAHMPLKICYPALEHEEWRIITGSDPKNTPWSYHNGGSWPTLLWQFTLACIKMGRPELAQRAVSLAEKRLSLDQWPEYYDTRSGRFIGKQSRLFQTWTIAGFLASKKLLENPDKASLLFWDEDYDLLETCVCALSKTSRKKCSRFASRSQKQA; this comes from the exons ATGAATACTAGTAGTTGTATTGTAATCTCAACCGTGAAACCCTGCTGTAGAATCCTAATTGGGTACACAAGTTCTTCCCTTTTCGGGATTTCTCCCCAAAAGTTTAATAATCGAGTCATCCATAACAATTTGTCGAAATCTCTACCCAAATCATCCCATCACCGTAGATTCCATTGCCATAGTGTCAATAATAGGTCCAGAATCATAGGTAATAAGTCTGTGGTTCATTCGAATAGCAGAGCTTTTAATGTCTCTGATTCGAGCTGGGATCAATCCAAGGTTCTTACACCTAGTTTTCATGTAAATAGGGGTCGTGGAAGGGGTGTTTTAGTAATTCCCAAGGTATCATCTGATTTTAGGAATCATTCAACATCAGTAGAGTCTCACATTAATGAGAAGGGATTTGAGAATATTTACATTCAAGGAGGCTTGAATGTGAAGCCTTtggtgataaaaaaaattgaaacagGAAATAATGTAGTCGAAGAAGAAGATAAGTCTAGTAGGATAGAGATTAATGGAACCAGTGTGAACATAGACTATTTGAAGGGCTTGAATGAGACAGCTCCAAAGGTTGAGAGAGAGGTGTCTGATATCGAAAAGGAGGCTTGGAAGTTGCTTCAAGGTGCTGTTGTGAATTATTGCGGGAATCCAGTGGGGACTGTTGCTGCAAATGATCCTGCTGATAAGCAACCACTGAACTACGACCAAGTATTTATTCGTGATTTTGTTCCATCTGCACTTGCTTTTTTGCTTAATGGAGAAGTGGAGATCGTGAAGAACTTTCTCCTTTACACATTGCAGTTACAG GCCTTATTTTATGCGGCACTGCGTTGTGCCCGTGAGATGCTGATTGTCAATGATGGAACCAAGAATTTGGTGGCTGCTGTTAATAGCCGACTCAGTGCACTGTCATTTCATATCAGAGAGTATTATTGGGTGGACATGAAGAAGATCAACGAGATCTATCGTTATAAGACAGAGGAATACTCAACAGATGCAGTGAACAAGTTCAATATATATCCAGATCAAATTCCTTCATGGCTAGTGGATTGGATTCCTGAAGAAGGTGGCTACCTTATTGGCAATCTACAACCTGCTCATATGGATTTTAGGTTTTTCACTCTTGGGAATCTTTGGGCTATTATTTCCTCCTTGGGAACTGTAAAACAGAATGAGGGTATCCTGAATTTGATTGAGTCCAAATGGGATGATCTTGTGGCTCATATGCCTCTTAAGATTTGTTACCCTGCTTTGGAACATGAAGAATGGCGTATAATTACTGGCAGTGACCCAAAGAATAC TCCATGGTCTTATCACAATGGAGGATCGTGGCCAACCCTTCTGTGGCAG TTCACGTTGGCATGTATAAAAATGGGGAGACCTGAATTAGCACAGAGGGCAGTTTCTTTGGCTGAGAAGAGATTGTCCTTGGATCAGTGGCCTGAATACTACGACACACGCAGTGGAAGGTTTATCGGCAAACAATCGCGCCTTTTTCAGACATGGACAATCGCGGGTTTCCTGGCGTCGAAGAAGCTTTTGGAGAACCCAGATAAAGCATCATTGTTGTTCTGGGATGAGGACTATGATCTTCTCGAGACTTGTGTCTGCGCACTTAGCAAAACCAGTCGGAAGAAGTGTTCACGCTTTGCTTCAAGATCCCAGAAGCAAGCCTGA